In a single window of the Pandoraea pulmonicola genome:
- a CDS encoding MarR family winged helix-turn-helix transcriptional regulator, with the protein MAVSKKTAQKTPVRLEDQLSFALYSASLAMIKAHKPMLDKLGLTYSQYLAMVVLWEQDDIAVNQLGARLGLDSGTLTPLLKRLETMGLLTRRRGEADERQVFIDLTPRGVNLRREARQVPAQIQAAAGQSDTAQKTLRNLLLQLRDALNDV; encoded by the coding sequence ATGGCAGTGAGCAAAAAAACCGCACAGAAAACACCCGTGCGTCTGGAAGATCAGTTGAGTTTCGCGTTGTACTCGGCATCGCTCGCCATGATCAAGGCGCACAAGCCGATGCTCGACAAGCTGGGTCTGACCTATTCGCAATATCTCGCGATGGTCGTGCTTTGGGAGCAGGACGACATCGCCGTCAATCAACTGGGCGCGCGTCTCGGGCTCGATTCGGGCACGCTCACACCGTTGCTGAAAAGACTGGAAACCATGGGACTTCTGACGCGCCGTCGCGGCGAAGCGGACGAGCGTCAGGTGTTCATCGACCTCACGCCGCGCGGGGTGAACCTGCGTCGTGAGGCACGTCAGGTTCCGGCACAGATCCAGGCCGCCGCGGGCCAATCCGACACCGCGCAGAAGACGCTTCGCAACTTGCTGCTGCAACTGCGCGACGCGCTCAACGACGTTTGA
- a CDS encoding DedA family protein/thiosulfate sulfurtransferase GlpE produces MLFDLIARYGLWLVFLNILGQALGLPLPAYPTLIVTASTSLFPAVLIVALAVFAALLGDVLWFLAGRRYGHHILRLMCRLSISPDTCVSRTEGAMGRHGVRVLMFARFVPGLSALSVPMAGALGVPWRKFLLYDAIGAMLWSGVAVALGVGFASHIVAVLDAFDTLGRGVLWLVVVVFALYLLNRWLNRYRLLRSLRMARIGVKTLEDWMKDEVTPVVIDVRSAARRAIDPFTIPGALAIEPDDNLADQLRDIPRDRRIVVFCACPNEVTAARLAQQLRAQGFTEVRPLLGGLDAWRDAGYTVEKIDGVDMLVPAH; encoded by the coding sequence ATGCTGTTCGATCTGATCGCCCGTTACGGACTCTGGCTCGTCTTTCTGAATATCTTGGGACAGGCGCTGGGATTGCCGTTGCCGGCCTATCCCACGCTGATCGTCACGGCGTCCACGTCGCTCTTCCCGGCGGTGCTGATCGTCGCCCTGGCGGTATTCGCCGCGTTGCTCGGCGACGTCCTCTGGTTTCTCGCCGGTCGGCGTTACGGCCACCATATCCTGCGCCTGATGTGCCGCCTGTCGATCTCGCCGGACACCTGCGTGAGCCGTACCGAGGGCGCGATGGGACGGCACGGTGTGCGCGTGTTGATGTTCGCCCGCTTCGTACCGGGACTCTCGGCCCTGTCGGTGCCGATGGCCGGCGCGCTCGGCGTGCCCTGGCGCAAGTTCCTGCTGTACGACGCCATCGGCGCCATGCTCTGGTCGGGTGTGGCCGTGGCGCTGGGCGTGGGCTTCGCCTCGCACATCGTGGCGGTCCTCGACGCCTTCGATACTCTCGGGCGCGGCGTGCTCTGGCTGGTGGTGGTCGTGTTCGCGCTGTACCTGCTCAACCGGTGGCTGAACCGCTACCGGCTGCTGCGCTCGCTGCGCATGGCGCGCATCGGCGTGAAGACGCTCGAAGACTGGATGAAGGATGAGGTGACGCCCGTCGTCATCGACGTACGCTCGGCGGCGCGCCGCGCCATCGATCCGTTCACGATCCCCGGCGCCCTAGCCATCGAGCCCGACGACAACCTGGCCGATCAACTGCGCGACATCCCGCGCGATCGCCGTATCGTGGTGTTTTGCGCCTGTCCGAACGAAGTGACCGCCGCGCGGCTCGCGCAGCAGTTGCGCGCGCAAGGCTTCACGGAGGTTCGTCCGCTGCTCGGAGGCCTCGATGCATGGCGCGATGCCGGCTACACCGTCGAGAAGATCGACGGTGTCGACATGCTCGTCCCGGCACACTGA
- a CDS encoding DHA2 family efflux MFS transporter permease subunit, with product MADAVTAKSAAAPQGAPLTGGRLAILTIGLALGTFMEVLDTSIANVAVPTIAGSVGVSNSQGTWVISSYAVAAAIAVPLTGWLARRVGETKLFVSSVAAFTLASMLCGLAPNMEALVFFRLLQGLVSGPMVPLSQTILLRSFPEKKRGLALGLWAMTVIVAPIFGPVVGGWITDNYTWPWIFYINVPVGVFSAVSCFVLLRGHETKTQKLPIDLIGLALLAIGVGSLQMMLDLGKDRDWFNNSLIVTLAITATVCLSFLILWELTSDTPIVDLTLFKDRNFALGVVVISFGFMTFFASVVIFPLWLQTVMDYTAGKAGLATAPVGLLALVLSPIIGQNMERLNLRAVASFAFFVFAGVSFWNSGFALNMSFAKVIEPRLVQGIGIACFFVPMTTITLSSISDERLAAASGLSNFFRTLSGAIGTAVSTTMWEDRAIYHHARLAESITPYSDATTSYLDQLRLGLGLSNGAEVGMLNDLVTRHAFMLATNDIFHLSGYVFLAMAALVWMTRPKRGAKASAGH from the coding sequence ATGGCCGACGCAGTCACCGCAAAATCCGCCGCAGCGCCGCAAGGCGCGCCGTTGACCGGCGGACGGCTGGCGATCCTCACCATTGGTCTCGCACTGGGCACGTTCATGGAGGTGCTCGACACTTCGATCGCCAACGTTGCCGTGCCGACCATTGCCGGCAGCGTGGGCGTATCGAACAGTCAGGGCACGTGGGTCATCAGCTCGTACGCCGTGGCGGCGGCCATCGCCGTGCCGCTCACCGGATGGCTCGCGCGGCGCGTGGGCGAGACGAAGCTGTTCGTGTCGTCGGTGGCGGCCTTCACGTTGGCGTCGATGCTGTGCGGCCTCGCGCCCAACATGGAAGCGCTGGTCTTCTTCCGGCTGTTGCAAGGCCTGGTGTCAGGCCCGATGGTGCCGCTCTCGCAGACCATCCTGCTGCGCAGTTTCCCCGAGAAGAAGCGCGGGCTCGCGCTCGGCCTGTGGGCCATGACCGTCATCGTCGCGCCGATCTTCGGCCCCGTCGTGGGCGGATGGATCACGGACAACTACACCTGGCCGTGGATCTTCTACATCAACGTGCCCGTGGGCGTCTTCTCCGCGGTGTCGTGCTTCGTACTGCTGCGCGGACACGAGACGAAGACGCAGAAGCTGCCGATCGATCTCATCGGTCTGGCGCTGCTCGCCATCGGCGTGGGCTCGCTGCAGATGATGCTCGACCTCGGCAAGGATCGAGACTGGTTCAACAACAGCCTGATCGTCACGCTTGCGATCACGGCCACCGTCTGTCTGTCGTTCCTGATCCTGTGGGAGCTCACGTCCGACACCCCGATCGTGGATCTCACGCTGTTCAAGGACCGCAACTTCGCGCTCGGGGTCGTGGTGATCTCGTTCGGCTTCATGACGTTCTTCGCGTCGGTGGTGATCTTCCCGCTGTGGCTCCAGACGGTGATGGACTACACCGCCGGCAAGGCGGGCCTCGCGACCGCTCCGGTCGGCCTGCTCGCGCTGGTACTCTCGCCGATCATCGGTCAGAACATGGAGCGGCTCAATCTGCGCGCGGTGGCCTCGTTCGCGTTCTTCGTGTTTGCCGGGGTGTCGTTCTGGAATTCGGGTTTCGCGCTGAACATGTCGTTCGCGAAGGTGATCGAGCCGCGGCTCGTGCAGGGCATCGGCATCGCGTGCTTCTTCGTGCCGATGACGACCATCACGCTCTCGAGCATTTCCGACGAGCGACTCGCGGCCGCATCCGGCCTGTCGAACTTCTTCCGCACGCTGTCCGGTGCGATCGGCACGGCGGTGAGCACGACGATGTGGGAAGACCGGGCGATCTATCACCACGCGCGACTCGCCGAGAGCATCACGCCGTATTCCGACGCCACGACGAGCTACCTCGACCAGTTGCGCCTGGGTCTCGGGCTGAGCAACGGTGCGGAGGTCGGCATGCTCAACGACCTCGTCACGCGGCACGCCTTCATGCTCGCTACGAACGACATCTTCCACCTGTCGGGCTACGTCTTCCTCGCTATGGCGGCGCTCGTCTGGATGACCCGGCCGAAACGCGGCGCAAAAGCGTCCGCCGGTCACTGA
- a CDS encoding MHYT domain-containing protein has translation MQPGSVVPLQYSELLVLLSFVISALGAYVALVAASRIRDDDGRISKGYLVVSAFALGGIGIWGMHFIGMAAQRMPFPVSYSLWPTLGSLLLAVVVSGVALWYVARSPYRNAGRCIVGGVAGGFGVAGMHYLGMSAVRTQAYFEWDTTIVALSVLIAIVAASVALWLAFHLETSLQRALAALVMAVAVCGMHYTGMRAGTIICTADTRAEISVRLQGDMLPYGVFAIACVVLLAMAVLLYRTSRRRRERMAARLDALMRQRAGHT, from the coding sequence ATGCAGCCAGGTAGCGTCGTTCCCCTTCAATACAGTGAGTTGCTGGTCCTGCTTTCGTTCGTGATATCGGCGCTGGGGGCCTATGTCGCGTTGGTGGCCGCGTCGCGCATTCGCGACGACGACGGACGCATCAGCAAAGGCTATCTCGTGGTGTCGGCGTTTGCGCTCGGCGGCATCGGGATCTGGGGCATGCATTTCATCGGCATGGCCGCGCAGCGCATGCCGTTCCCGGTTTCGTACTCGCTCTGGCCGACGCTCGGCAGTCTATTGCTGGCCGTCGTGGTGTCGGGGGTGGCGCTCTGGTACGTGGCGCGCTCGCCCTACCGCAATGCCGGCCGTTGTATCGTCGGTGGTGTGGCGGGCGGATTCGGCGTGGCCGGCATGCACTATCTCGGTATGAGCGCGGTGCGCACGCAGGCATATTTCGAGTGGGATACGACGATCGTCGCGCTGTCCGTGCTCATCGCGATCGTGGCCGCGAGCGTGGCGCTGTGGCTGGCGTTTCATCTGGAGACGAGTCTGCAGCGCGCGCTCGCCGCGCTGGTGATGGCCGTTGCGGTTTGCGGCATGCACTACACCGGCATGCGTGCCGGGACGATCATTTGCACGGCCGACACGCGGGCGGAGATCAGTGTGCGTCTGCAAGGCGATATGCTGCCCTATGGCGTCTTCGCGATTGCCTGCGTGGTGTTGCTCGCGATGGCGGTGCTGCTGTATCGCACGTCTCGCAGGCGGCGCGAGCGCATGGCCGCTCGCCTCGACGCGCTCATGCGCCAACGCGCAGGGCATACGTGA
- the thpR gene encoding RNA 2',3'-cyclic phosphodiesterase, producing MRLFLALWPGQGVRAQLHEWAASAHAECGGRVLRAQTLHLTLAFLDEVDPARLPVLFGLMQRTPLAPFSLTFDHLGYWSDRKIVWAGAPGVPENLMATRDALLSQWRATGARVVTQSFRPHVTLLRHARRAPADPYPRPLVWHCDGYVLVHSVRTPRGPHYRVLAEHRGTPPEGFFMTPPQKSTIPASQYGIVG from the coding sequence ATGCGACTCTTCCTTGCCTTGTGGCCCGGGCAGGGCGTGCGTGCGCAGCTTCACGAGTGGGCTGCATCGGCCCATGCGGAATGCGGCGGCCGTGTGCTGCGCGCCCAGACCCTGCACCTGACGCTGGCCTTTCTCGACGAAGTCGATCCCGCCCGCCTGCCCGTGCTGTTCGGGCTGATGCAACGCACACCGCTCGCACCTTTCTCGCTCACGTTCGATCATCTCGGCTATTGGTCGGATCGCAAGATCGTCTGGGCGGGCGCACCTGGCGTGCCGGAGAATCTCATGGCCACCCGCGACGCGCTGCTCTCGCAATGGCGCGCCACCGGCGCCCGGGTCGTGACGCAGTCGTTCCGTCCGCATGTCACGCTGCTGCGTCATGCGCGTCGCGCACCGGCCGATCCCTACCCGCGGCCGCTGGTCTGGCATTGCGACGGCTATGTGCTCGTGCATTCGGTACGAACGCCGCGCGGGCCGCACTATCGCGTGCTCGCCGAGCATCGCGGTACGCCTCCCGAGGGCTTTTTCATGACGCCGCCCCAGAAATCGACAATCCCCGCATCGCAATACGGTATAGTCGGATGA